Below is a genomic region from Rosa chinensis cultivar Old Blush chromosome 5, RchiOBHm-V2, whole genome shotgun sequence.
tcgttgcaataagagcattgaggacgaggacggttggtgaagccttgcgggaaaccttgctgatgaggtggggctgaactctgttgctgaaggaaaggtgcaggtgacttggcctgaatggctaggctagacacttcaacctgtgcatgtttgacactttcctactgagactcatccttgcggatgtatgtaaaagctgtgttcaaactaggagggtctgtcattctgagcaattctcccttggcactgctatgcttctcatcaagccctcttaggaagacatgaaccctttctagctccttctccttctggtaccacacaagatcttcctgattcttgatcttgcaaggacgcttctgatcaatttcagcccatacattcttcagcttggtaaaaaatactgacactggttgcccattctgttgcattcctgcagctttgcacatcagttcatgaacctgtataaaatcagactcatttgtatagagatctcccaacgtcttccatattgcctcagcagtttcacattcctctaccatctgtagcacatcatcagtcatggctctaaataaaatagacattactaacccatcatcatcttcccacttagcataggcctctATGTCATCTTCACGAGGAACCTTGATTGTTCCTGTCACATGtcccatcttgtgtatcccacgaagataaacggacataatcttcttccatgttcggaaattggtaccagtgagtttggtacctccaaaagaaccaccttctgagctcttaacagagacctcaactttctgaacctcattggctttagaaccctgaccttcactgtcatcaccacccattgcaataataatagaaaaataTACAAATCCCAAAGTACGCAGCGGAAATAAGACTAATAGATGTCTCCAAATagtaacagttttttttttttttttttggaacctagTTGACTAATCTGAATGAATTGACTGAGTTCGGTTGACTGTGTTGACCGAGTTAAGGCGGGTTGACTCAccgagttgaccgagttgaggCGACTCACCAAGTTGACCGAGTTGGGGTGGGTTAACTCACTGAGTTACGGAATTCAGCAACTGAGATCGATCTGGAATCGTCCCGAGTTTGGGCGATCTGGGCTGGAATCGATCGATCTGGAACCTCCCTAAGTGAGCGACGCTGATGTGGACCGAACGACGCTGCTGTGGTTGAGCGAACGACGCGGCTGAGCGACGCTGCTGTGGACCGGCTGATGTGGATCGAACGATGCGGCTGATCGACGCTGCTGTGGTTGAGCGAGGATCGTGGGCGATCTGGAAACCGACCAGTCTGGGTTGAACGGCGCAGGTTGACGGTACACGTCGATTCTGAAGAAGCCGGACTGGATTGAAAGAGCCGGCGGTCTGAATTGAAGGCTGCCGGTCTTGGTTGCTGAATAATTGACGAAGATCGGTCTCGGAAGAGACGAAGATCGGTCTAGAACAAGAAATAAGGAGACAACGTcctttcggatctttgctctgataccaagtcaaataagacagtatgaagagaatgaattttcttgtgtattattacacccattctgtggtgtatataaaagggttacaattgtactacaacgtactacaactattgtgtactcctgtactacacaacatatacaaggtaagtaattacaataatatattcccttgtagtctattcctaatagggaacgatgactcacactaacacgtAAGCCATAAGGTTTGCTTGCTTCTATATGGAACTGCATGGCCTTAGTCACTTGTATATTCATTCTTATCATAGTGTGCCTTATGTGTCTGCTTAGCATATCCTGCAATCATAAGAAAAACATCACGTATAACTCCTTTGCTtattaatttcatcaaatatgCCGGAATGAAGATGGCTTTCTTAATACAATGgaataaaaagaaaagtatAAAAGCATCATATTGATTAGCCAACTAAACATATATCAAGCTAGTGAAGATAGAATATAGTCTAAAGCAGAAAAACACCGCCAAAACCGCCCTGTCATCAAAAgattaaagaaagaaacaatGGTAAAATGATCACACCTCAAAAAGTAGAACAAACAGAGTAAACTGGAATATTGCttataaattcaaatccaagtacAATCCAGGCTAATTTAAACCTTTGACAGAAGATGGTCTAACAAAGACAATAGCATATGGAAATGGAAAGAACAGGAAAAGAAATGCTAACATACAGCATATCAGATATAGCTACAACTACCTTAAACTCTTCAGTTAGCAAAACTTATATTATCTCAGTTGCAAAAAAACTGCAATATATATCAAATGTAGTAGAGGTCAGTCTCTCATTTCAATAAAAAGTTCAATACTGTCAAAGCAGACAATACTGGAATGGGGTTTCACTTATCTTCACTCTATTTAAGCCAATGGTTTTTTCCAAGGCTTGTGACTACACTTGCACTCACAATAGTTCTTGCTTTATGTTTGTTAGCATACACCAGTTGTAAATAAAGATGTCTATTATCAGTAGAAATCTAACATAGACATCCAAATTCGCAACTCAAACAATAAACTTGATGGATAAACATCTGAATGCAGTTCAAAATATCACTCAAAACGACAAGGACTCTCTTTTGAATCCGACATCCCTTGTTAAAACAAAGATAAATGAGACTCCTTCACATTTCAAACAAACTACTTTCTGCAAAAAATAAACATAACCTAGACATTGAGACAACCAATTAAGTGTCTATGAACCTCCATGGACATTGATGCCGAGGGAATCTTTTCAGAATGCTGGCGACAAACCTCAGTAGATCCAATGGTGACTAGATGATTTTGTGAAATAGTAGGATCTCCCCATCCACACCGGGGATGGTTTAGAATGACTTATCTATGATAGAAAATACAAGTGAGACCATAAAACAGTTGCAAAAAGGATACCTTCTCAACCTTCTCCTCCCAAGCAACTGCAGTACCGACAAGAAGAACAATGAGATTGATCTGAATAAGAGAGAGGGGCGTTTAGTGTTTGCCGATAGATAAAACCTTCACTAATCCAATGGCTAGACCAGATCATCAGAAATTGAGAAAGCACATATAGATGGAATAAAAACAATGCTGCTCATTACTGCACATTCATGCAGTTAAAGCATTTGGGTGGTTAATGTGATAAAATAATCATATATACACCTTGTTGTTTTACTAGTGGCCTTTTGGGAGATTTATTTTAGTGACAGTGGGATGTGAATAACAATCTGCAGTATAAGAAATCTCATGAAGAAGGTAATTAAGATCAATTCAGATACTTCATTTCCAGCTTCCATGTATACAAAAGACTCCATGACAGGATGTATCCTACTCTATTAGGCATGATGGGTTTAAGAAAACTCCATGAACCCACCTCCACAAAATAGAGGCTGCAAAAATTGGCACTAAAATGCCAATAACTTTCACACTAACTAACTGATATATAGATCTAGACATGTGATTTTGGCAGGTTGTTCATCATCTGCAACACAGGAAGATCAGTAACCTCATTGGCCAATCTGGCATCATGCCATGCGTGGACATAAGCATGAGGCTTCTTGAGCCACCCATCTAGGTATCCTTTGCaataagccttttctttttccttgttcgCCATTGCTGTGCTCTCCGCCATTTCTATCCTCTCAGCCTCAGCTACCTTTTTCCTCAATTCCAAggcattttccttttccttgttcACTGTTGCTATCCTCTCTGCCATTTCAATCCTCTCAGCGTCCCAGACCTTGTTCCCTAATTCCAAGCTGCTTCGGTAGGTATCCCGTTCCTGGGAAGTCTTCTCCAACTCAGCTTCGCTCTCAGACAAGTTTTTCAGGACCTCCTTTAGCTCTTCTCCAAAGTTATTGAAGTCCTTATTAAGTCTCTCAGTCAGAGCTTTCTTTTCATCCTCCCACTCCTTCTTCACTAATTCCAAGCTGTTTCGGTAGCCATCCCGTTCCCGGGAAGTCTGTTCCAACTCAGCCTTGCTCTTGGACAAGCTTTCCAGAACATCCTTTAGCTCTGCTGCAAAGTTACTAAACTCCTTATCGAGTCTCTCAGTCAATGCTTTCTTCTCAGCCTCCAACACCTTCTTGCCTAACTCGAACTCAGCCAGATCCCTAGACCTGTCATTGTGGACCTCCTTTAGCTCTGCTCTCAAGTTATTCAGCTCGTTCAAGGCCATATCTCTCGCCTTCAAAGCTTGATCGTACTCCTCCCTCGAGACTTCCCTACCATTGGCCTCATTCCGGCCCACCAGAGCAGGGTTATCGGTGCCATTCTGCACGCAATGATTTAAGACAAGGAAAAGTACAAACCCAAATTAAAACTACACTACACATACTAAATAAAATATGAACCTAGTGATACATATTTTGCATCTACCAGAGCAGTTGCCTCTTCATCTTGGGGCATCTCAGACTCGGACCTTGTCTCTTCATCTTGGAACTTCGCAGGTTCGgagtcttcctcttcctcttgagGCAGCATCTCAGACTCAGAGCTAGCCTCTTCATCTTGGGACTTCTCAGACTCCTCTTCATCAGTGGAATCAGGGCTATACTGCATGCAATGATTTAACACAAGTGCAAGTGCATACCCAAATTAAAACTACACAACACAAACTAAATAAAAATATGAATCGAGTGATACACATTTTGCATCTACCACagcaatttcttcttcatcttgggGCATCTCAGACTCGGACCTTGTCTCTTCATCTTGGGGCATCCCAGACTCGGACCTTGTCTCTTCATCTTGGGGCATCTCAGACTCGGACCCTGTCTCTTCATCTTGGAACTTCGCAGGTTCGgagtcttcctcttcctcatgaGGCAGCATCTCAGAATCAGAGCTAGCCTCTTCATCTTGGGACTTCTCAGACTCCTCTTCATCAGTGGAATCGGGGCTATACTGCATGCAATGATTTAACACAAGTGCAAGTGCATACCCAAATTAAAACTACACAACACAAACTAAATAAAAATATGAATCGAGTGATACATATTTTGCATCTACCACAgcaatttcttcatcatcttgGGGCATCTCAGACTCGGACCTTGTCTCTTCATCTTGGGCCATCTCAGGTTCGGagtctttctcttcctcttcctcttgggACTTGTCAGACTCACAACTGCTGCTTGGAATATCCACCACAGTGGGAGACCTCTTCGGCGGTATCGTACCACTCTTCTAGGATTTCAAATGAAATGGAACACTTCAGTGTGGACTTTTAACAAGCACCAGGCGTGCAAGAAAAACACAACCCAGTTTGGAAATGCCCAGAAGAGAAGATCAAGAACTCACCAGAGTAGTACAGAGGCG
It encodes:
- the LOC112202769 gene encoding nucleolin isoform X3, producing the protein MKRQGPSLRCPKMMKKLLCPDSTDEEESEKSQDEEASSDSEMLPHEEEEDSEPAKFQDEETGSESEMPQDEETRSESGMPQDEETRSESEMPQDEEEIAVYSPDSTDEEESEKSQDEEASSESEMLPQEEEEDSEPAKFQDEETRSESEMPQDEEATALNGTDNPALVGRNEANGREVSREEYDQALKARDMALNELNNLRAELKEVHNDRSRDLAEFELGKKVLEAEKKALTERLDKEFSNFAAELKDVLESLSKSKAELEQTSRERDGYRNSLELVKKEWEDEKKALTERLNKDFNNFGEELKEVLKNLSESEAELEKTSQERDTYRSSLELGNKVWDAERIEMAERIATVNKEKENALELRKKVAEAERIEMAESTAMANKEKEKAYCKGYLDGWLKKPHAYVHAWHDARLANEVTDLPVLQMMNNLPKSHV
- the LOC112202769 gene encoding probable serine/threonine-protein kinase kinX isoform X1, with translation MGRTREVARLTTGEMYPPRKRLCTTLKSGTIPPKRSPTVVDIPSSSCESDKSQEEEEEKDSEPEMAQDEETRSESEMPQDDEEIAVYSPDSTDEEESEKSQDEEASSDSEMLPHEEEEDSEPAKFQDEETGSESEMPQDEETRSESGMPQDEETRSESEMPQDEEEIAVYSPDSTDEEESEKSQDEEASSESEMLPQEEEEDSEPAKFQDEETRSESEMPQDEEATALNGTDNPALVGRNEANGREVSREEYDQALKARDMALNELNNLRAELKEVHNDRSRDLAEFELGKKVLEAEKKALTERLDKEFSNFAAELKDVLESLSKSKAELEQTSRERDGYRNSLELVKKEWEDEKKALTERLNKDFNNFGEELKEVLKNLSESEAELEKTSQERDTYRSSLELGNKVWDAERIEMAERIATVNKEKENALELRKKVAEAERIEMAESTAMANKEKEKAYCKGYLDGWLKKPHAYVHAWHDARLANEVTDLPVLQMMNNLPKSHV
- the LOC112202769 gene encoding probable serine/threonine-protein kinase kinX isoform X2, translating into MGRTREVARLTTGEMYPPRKRLCTTLSGTIPPKRSPTVVDIPSSSCESDKSQEEEEEKDSEPEMAQDEETRSESEMPQDDEEIAVYSPDSTDEEESEKSQDEEASSDSEMLPHEEEEDSEPAKFQDEETGSESEMPQDEETRSESGMPQDEETRSESEMPQDEEEIAVYSPDSTDEEESEKSQDEEASSESEMLPQEEEEDSEPAKFQDEETRSESEMPQDEEATALNGTDNPALVGRNEANGREVSREEYDQALKARDMALNELNNLRAELKEVHNDRSRDLAEFELGKKVLEAEKKALTERLDKEFSNFAAELKDVLESLSKSKAELEQTSRERDGYRNSLELVKKEWEDEKKALTERLNKDFNNFGEELKEVLKNLSESEAELEKTSQERDTYRSSLELGNKVWDAERIEMAERIATVNKEKENALELRKKVAEAERIEMAESTAMANKEKEKAYCKGYLDGWLKKPHAYVHAWHDARLANEVTDLPVLQMMNNLPKSHV